CCCAACGCTCGATGAGCTTCGGTTTATGGGGCTTGAAGCGCAAGCGATAGACTTGGTTTACAATGGCATTCCCGCTGTGCAGATTTCTTATGCAGAGAAATTACAGTCTCGCTCGCGTTTACAGGAGTATGCGCAAAATTTGCTCGGATATGAGCCAGATGTGGTGATGACTCATGTTACGCGCCCGGTGATTAGTAAAGGACTATGGCGTGATTTACTCGTGCTGACACATCTCGATAAATTGTTGGGGAACAAAGGACAAACGGGTGTGTTTTTTGTGCTTACAACAGCTGCGGAACAGCGTAGTGCGCGCGATATTGAGATTATGGAGTCCGAATATGGATGGCCGGTTGTACACCATAAAGGACCACCCGATCTGGTTTCAAATGAGGTGGATATCTGGCGGGATATGGTAGGGTTTAATCGCGAATCTGTTGCCATTCAAGCCATTTTGGTCAATCAGTTTGGATGGGACCAGGCGAGTTGCGGGCAGCGCATGCCGCAAGATATGACATTTGAGGATTTGCGCCGGGGTACGGATGTTGAATTTGGACAATCGATTTACGAGCCGTTTGGCATTGCCGTGCTCGAACCTCTGACTTTTGGTGGGCTTTGTGTGCCGAGTAGTGTGTGCGGGTGTTGCGGATTTTTGGGTCGCGTGACAAAAGAACAGGCCGATCCTCTCGTCATCGTGGCAGATTATACGGCAGATGTCGCATTGGAGAGTGCCGCGTCTGCCCGTGTGATAGGTGAGTATGAACGTCGTATCCAGGAAGGCAAAGTGGCAGAAAAAGTTGCGTGGGATATCGCAGATGCGTTGCCATCATCGGATAGAGAACGCGAGGCGCGATTGCATTCGGGTTACAGGTTAGCCGGACAAATGAGCTGGGATCGCGTGTGCGAAGCGTTTTTTTTGCCGGGTATAGAACGCGCGATTTCCCGTGGTCGAGTACAACGAAACGTTTGACGCTTTGAAGCGTGTAAAGGGCTATTGTAGTCAGCTATTTTTATCCATTGAGTGATGATTATGATGAGAAAACGATTTTTACTGATTTTTTTACTTGTGACCTGTCTCGCTGGTTGCAATACCGAAAAGCGCAACCCATTGGGCGAGGGCTTTGTTGGACGCGATCCCGGTGATACAGTAGCATTGCCCGCGATTCCGCTAACGTCGGCGCGGTCCTTTCAATCTCTGATTATTCCTACTGTGATGGGGGAACAAGAGGAATTGCTGGTCGGGCAGATGAATGGGTTTTTGCTGCGGAGTCTGTTGCGTTTTAATGTGCCGGATGTGTTGTCTGGCGGTGTACCATCGGGGTTGACGATTGATTCCCTGCGCGTCAATCTGGGTATTCGGTCGGCACGATTGGTCGAAAATGCATCGCTGATTGCATTGCGGCCCGATTCGCCATGGGAAGAACTTCAGACCTATGTCGATACGACTCGCTGGGTCGAGTCCGAGGTGCTTGCAACGCCAATACCCGGTGCTGTGACGCAGGTATTTGTGGATCGCGTTCGGATCGATTTGCCCGTGTCGCTCTTGAAGTATGCGGTAGAAGCGGGAGATCAGTCTTTAGAAATCCTGTTGCAACCCGATGGTGAGGCACCTTTTTTGTTGGATATTTTTTCACGCGAAGCTACCGATATTCGTGCAGATGCGCCGATTCCCGAATTGGAGGCCGTGTACCGGGTGGAAGATGTGACAGAGCGTGCGGCTGTTCAGACCGATGCAGATACTTATTGGAGTGCGCGGATCAATGGCGGTCCTCCAAAAGATCTGGCGATTCTTGCCGAGGGTTTTTTTTACGGGAGTGTTTTGAATTTTGATCTGCCCAATATTCCACAAGGCGCGACGATCAATTCGGCCCAATTGCAATTGAATATCGATCTGGATCGTTCCTATTTTTCATCTTTTCCCATTGAAATATATGGCCTGAAAATTGCAGAAGGCGATACCGCGTTTACGCGGTTTAATGAGAGATTACTCATTGAACCAGCGACAGCGACTTACACGATTAATCAGACTTTGATTCAAGCATGGATATCTGGTGTACGAGAAAATCATGGATTGGCACTTTCGCCCGTCAATTTTGTTTCTTTAGGGGGGTTGCCAATGCCTTTAAATTCGCCCTCTCTCATCCGATGGCTTGTGTTAAAAGATGTGCGTTTAAATCTCATTTACTCTCTTCCTCCGGAATTGTAATATGATGCGAATAATTCTCGCTTTGGGTTTTATTTTGTCGATGGTACTGCCAGCTTGTGCCAATACAATTTTTTCTTTTTATGGTGTTGGAGATCCAGTCAGGCGCGTTGATGCGCGATCTCGAAGTATGGGCGGTGCCGGGCGGTCACTTGCAGATGGACTAAATTTTTCATCCCAAAATCCCGCTTTGTTGGGCGCTTTCCGCAGAGCATCTGTGAGTATGCAATTTATGGCTCAGCACCGATTTTTGAATGGCGAAAGCATTGTAAATGACGGGGATGTCGGGGCTTTTCAGATCGCACTGCCTATGAGACGTGGTCCTGTTATAGGTGTCGGACTTGAACCGCTTACAGATATGGATTTCGGGGCGATAGAAGATCGCGGCACGGGTAATTTGAAGTATCAACTGGAAGTGGAAGCGACCGGGGGTATCCAGGCTATTTCCCTGGGGTTGGGACATCGAATTGGGCGCAGGCTTTTTGTGGGAGGGCGTATAAATTGGGTGGCTATGGGGACATTTAACGAGTCCTGGATCAAGGATTTCGACAATGAGACGGTCTTCTTTTCTCACGATGAGATCACGCGCACCCACCGCGGATGGTTGCCTTCATTCGGGATTATCTATACGCCCACTTCGCGGTGGAGTTTGGGGGCAAATGTCGATATCGGAGGCAGTATCAAGCAGCGTCAGGTTCAAAGAAATCGCTTTGTGGGACAGCGTGAAGCCGTTGAGGTCGAGACGGAAAGCGATGTGGAATTTCCCCGGGAATTTGGAGCGGGGATAACGTATCTGGCGGGTTATCGCTGGCTGGCATCGGTTGATGTTTCTCGGGGGCTGTGGCGCGCGACGGGAGATGGACGATTTGATACGTGGGATGTAAGTGCAGGGATGTTGTGGCGCACGGGAGACCCCGATGTGCTGGTGCGGAGCCGGCGCTTTGAATTTGGCGCAGGTTTTCATTATCGGTCGCTTTATTTTCCGACGAGTTCTAATAGCCAGATTGGCGAATTAGGCGTCAGCTTCGGCATGGCGGTGCCATTTGTGAATAATAGCGGTCGTTTTCGCTATGTGCTCGAGGTGGGAAGACGCGGCGACCGCTCAAAACACGGCGCATCAGAGCGGTTTATTCAACACTCTTTTTCCGTAGTCGGTTTTGTAAGGTAGTTTGGGGCAGGACAGACAGTTCAAACGGCCTGTGTTCGGCGCCCGAGCGCTCGGATACGGCCGTTTTTGATTTTTTGAACAATTTGGTCGGATAGAAGGTGCAAAATGGGCAGACCAATCCCCGTGCAAATAAAATACAAGGGAGCTATTTCGGGCGCAATAGATTCAAAGCAGACGATTGCAAGAAGGCCCTGCGACAAGAGCGGAAGCCAGGCTTGAACGGGTTGCGAGGTGAAGCGCCTACATAGCAGACCACCGGCAATTTTGCCCAAAATCAAGGCTGCTATCAGTGCATAAAAATGAGGCGGTACGGAGGACATTTGCCAGTCTAAAACGAGGCCAGTAGCATAGTGTGCGAGAGCAAAAGCAATCAGTGCTTCCGCATTTGGTGGACGCATATTGGGTCTCAGTCCGCGTTTGGTGCGCAAGGACAATGCAAGGCCCACTGCCCAGGCCAAAATAAGGGGCTGAATCCAAACGTGCCATGAAGCAAGCGCGATCAGGAATGACAGGGCAAACCAACTCGTAAACTGGCCTGTGGGGGTGTGGATATGTTGCAACCAGCGATGCACGAGTTCAATGCCAACAACACCGATCAAAACGGCCAGTGCGATATCGGCGGCAAGATGAAGGAAGGAATAGAACCCGTCGTTCAGGATGAATTCGACGCCAAAAATAAGCCCTGTCAAAAAGAGCAAACAGAGACCGATTGCCGTAACACATAAAGAAAAAGGCCATGTATCTCGCAGGTTGTGTTCTGTGCGATCTAAAAATATGGGGGCTGAGATGCCCGATAGGATGGCAAGTTGCAAGGTGGTGACAAGGTGGAGGTCGAAAAAGATGAGCACTGAAAAGGTTGTGAGAACGGGTGCTGCATACAGGTAAATGCTACCCGTAAGCAAACGCTGATTTGCAAAGATAGGACGGGAGAGCGATGTGCCCAAATAAAGGCCGACCCAGGCCATTGCGATATCTGCAAAGGGTTTTATACTTTGGTGACTTTCAGCGGTTGTAATAGGTGCAAAGCCGATGGCGAGCCCCGCGGCTATCATGCCCAGGACATTGGGCAATTTGGCGCGATGAGCCAGTCGCGCACCCACGATAGAGGCCGTTATCAGAAAGCCGACCCAGACCATTTCGGGAGGGGATTGGAGAAGCCAGATCAGGATACCGATACCAAGTGTAATGCAAAGAAGGCGCATGGAAATCGTCTCAGGTGTGAGATTGTGGTGAATTCGCGGGTGGAATGAGTATCATCTGGCTTAAAAAAACGGCAATTACGAGTCCCGTAATGAGCGTGTAGTGCTGAAAGTCGAGGAGATAAATGGCCTGTACGCCAACAGCGATACTCAGCGTGCCCTGAGGGCGCCAGCTCATGGTGAGCAATTCGCGCCAGGTCTGCGGTATTTGCCAGAGGGTTTGGGATACCGTGAAACCGATTGTGCGGCCCATTCCGCGCACGAGTATCACTGTGAGAGCAAGTGGAAAAAGAGGTGACCAAAGAAAAAATATATCGCCGCCAAATTCCCCTATTATTGAGCCGGTCAGTGCGAAAAAGATCGGTTCAATCACGTCATTTGCACGTGTTGTAAATTCGACGATTTCGCGTTTTGCCACGGTTGTGTTAATCAGCCAGATACCCGATAGAAAGCCCACAGCAAGAGATGGTAAGTCCGGAGCCTGGCACAATCCTGAAAGGGCGATCACAATGCCCAGGACAAGGCCCAGTGCGCGAGCACCCGTGCGGTGGCTGCGAAATGAAAAATCGAGCGCGATGCCTCCGACCACGCCTGCGCCGAGCATGAGCAGTGCAATACCAGTTGCACCTATAAATGGCAAGTTGCCCAAATAAAAAATGGGGTTTTCTGCAAGTGGGGGAAAAGCGATGCACAACACGGCCATGGCCGCGATATTACTAAGTGGCAGGTTTTGACCTGGAACAGGAGTTGGAATAGGGCGGTTGGGCCACTGAAAAAAAGGTGTGGGAAAGCGCACAGTAAGTGCGAAGCAGGTGAGCAAGACTATGGCGAGGGGTAAATTTTGGAGCAACCCGAGGTAGCGATAAAGTATTAAACCACTGGCGAAGGCAGCAAGGACGGTGAACCCGCCTGTGGCGAGGACAACGGCTGTTTGTGAGTAAATCACCGAGATCCCGCCGCGGTCTCGCAGATTTTGGAGGTCTGTTGACAGACCTGTTTGCAGGCCAATCCACAGCAAAATAGCGCCGATGCAATTGTACCGCACCACTTCAAACAGGTGAAACACCTCATCGGCTTCAGAAAAAAACATCCCTACGAGAACACCGAGGAGCAGATAATGTGCTCTGCCTATTCGCAGACTGTCTATCAGCGGATATGGTGGCATCCGTCGAAAAATTTTTTGGCCGAGAAAAAAAGCACCAAAACCGACAATTAAGCTGAAAATAAAGGCCATAAAATGCCTGCACTTTAGGGATAACTGGTGTCGCCTTTGCTGCGGTGGATTATACTTTTTTCCAAAGTTTGGGTCAAGGGTGAAGTTGACGACCCACGCTTGACAGTCGTTAAAATATAGTGTATAGTCAAGATTGAGCTGTAATAGATGAGATTTGAGAGAGCACCTTCCCCATAGTTCTGCTAATGTTGTGCTGTGCGCGGAGGCGGATGGCCGGGTACTGGTAGCACAAATTCTGGAGACTCTATGTCCAATTCATTACCTCAGGTGCTAATGCACAGTGCCCCAAGTTTGTACAAGCATCTCGACGCATTTGCCCAGATTGTTGAGTCGGCCGTTCGGCTAGCTGGCGCTTCAGAAGATGAGCAAGTTGATCTGATGGTTGCAGTCATGGAAGCACTCAACAATGCGATTGATCATGGCAATGGTGAAGATGCTTCGAAGAAAGTACATCTCAAGATCGATATCCACCCCGCTTCCATCACGGTCTGGGTGCAAGACGAGGGAGGAGGTTTTGATCCCAATGCCACACCTGACCCGGTTGCGCCAGAAAATCTAATGAATAATTCTGGACGCGGGCTTTTGATGATGCGTGCGTTTATGGATGAGGTGGATTTTATGCCCTCTCAGAAGGGCACACTGGTTAAAATGATCAAGTATTTTTCCTCTAAGTCGTCACCATCTCACTGTTGAGGAGGATGCCCATGCAAATTGACATTTCTGGACACCATTACCATGTCTCCGACAGTACGCGTACCCATATTAAAGCTGCTGTCTCTCGGTTTGAGCGATTTTACACGCCAGTGCTGGGTTGTCATGTCGCCATCAAAAAAGAGGAGCCTGCATTTCGCGTTGATATTATTGTCAATGTGCATGGGCAAACTCTTAAAGCTTCCAACACTGGCAATAAGCTCTTTCCCGTTATTGACGGTTCGGCAAAGAAGATGATCCGACAATTAAAGAAACTTCGCGGCCGACGTAGAAAACCTCGCGTTATTTCTAGTCTAAATGAGGTATGAGCCGTGCCACAGATTTCTATTGGCAAGATGTTAGAGGATTATAGCGACCAACTCTCGCTTTCGTCCGTTGCTGGACAGGAGGGGATTGGCAATACACTATCTACCAGCGATGTCCATCGGCCCGGTCTCGCACTTGCGGGTTTCCTCGGGCTTTTTACTTTTGACCGCGTTCAGGTTATGGGCAATACGGAGATGCTCTATCTGTCGAGTCTTGACCCCGATGTTTGTCGCCAAACCCTTGAAACCATTTTTCAGTTTGATATTCCCTGTATGGTTATCACTGATGGGAATGAAGTGCTGCCGGTGATGGTCGAATTGTCCAATGCGCGGCACATTCCCTTGCTGACCACGCCGTTTGCGACCACCAAGTTCGCCCACCTTTTTTCTCATTATCTCGACGATGTGTTTGCACCGCGCACAGCCATTCACGGTTCGCTGGTTGATGTGTATGGCATTGGGCTGTTATTTGTTGGGGCAAGTGGGATCGGAAAAAGTGAGATTGCCGTTGACCTGGTTGAGCGCGGACACCGATTGGTCGCGGATGACGTCGTGCTCGTGTCGCGCAAGTTACAGGGCATAGTTGTAGGCAGCAGCGGAGAAACACTGCGCGATCATATAGAAATACGCGGTCTGGGCATTTTGAATGTTCGCAATATGTTTGGTGTGCGTGCCGTTCGCATGCAGAAGCGGATTGAGGTTGTTGTCAAACTCATTAAATGGGATGAAACCGCGGCTTACGATCGCATTGGACTCGATGAGGATTGGGTCTCGATTCTCGATCTCGAGGTGCCTCAGGTTACAGTGCCGATCTATCCGGGAAAAAATATTACGGTGATTGCTGAGACGATAGCCTTGAATTATCAACTCAAAATACAGGGCTATCACACGGCGCAAGAATTCAATCGTCGCCTTGTTGAGCGCATGAAAAACAAAATCCGGGACGATATGTCTATTCGCGCGGATATCGAGTAACTATGGAGGCATAAATGAAATTAAAGTGCGTTGTCTTATTGTTGTTTGGGCTCGTGGGGTGTGGGGGACAGAGTGCTTTGGAAAGCGATGCCCAGCGCATGCTGGCTTCTGTACGGGATCTGGAAGAAGAATTGGCCGATTTGCCGCAGGCGATTGCGCGGTATGGAGAAATCTCAGCGCAATTCCCAAATACTGAGGCGGAAAAAACAGCGCGCGCGCGACGGGTTATGCTCGAGCAGGTACAGATGCGCCTGGCGGATCGAGAAGTTATTCCGAAAGATAGTATAGAGACATTTTACGAAGGTGTGGTCGAGATCGCGCCCGATTATTTTGCCGCGTTGAAGGAGCTCGGCACCCATTACAGTAATCAAATACATCTTATCACGCGTTTTGCCGCCAATACAGGGGCGGTGCAAATAAAAGAACAGGCCATAGGAATATGGGTAAAGCAGGATAGTCTGTGGTCGCGCTACACCTTTCGCCCCATTCCATCAAATCGTTTCTGGCGGGATCAGTTGTGTAAGGACGCGCTGAATATTACAGAGATGTTAATTGCTAAGTCTTTTCGAGAGTACGACCGCGCGCAGAGTATCATCAATAAGGGATTGGATTACGCTTCGGGCGAGGATGTGATTTCACGGGCTAAAGTCTATGCCGCCTATTGTGCGTTTTGGCAGGGCAAAGCAGAAGATTTCCAGCAGGGCGTCGCACTGGCAAAAGAGGCTTTGAGCTATGAATTTTTATCGGATAATGACCGCGCGCGCGCCTATCATGTTATTGGTCTGTGTTATGCGTATATTTATCAGGATACAGAAGACATGACCCATCTCGATGAGGCGATAAGAGCACTCAATGAAGCCGTGAATATCGATGGGAATATGGGCGAGGCAAAGCTATTGCTCAAAGAGTTGCGACAACAGCGAGGAAGGGTAGCATCTTGAGATTATGAAAAAAATTGTTTGTAAATTTGGCGGTTCATCAGTTGCTGATGCCACACAGGTCGAGAAGGTAGTGTCTATTGTGCGAAGGGATGGACGCCGCTGTTTTGTCGTGCCTTCCGCGCCTGGTAAGCGGTCTGAAGATGACACAAAAATTACTGATTTGCTCTATTTGTGCCACGAACTCGCGAGACAAAATGTCGAATTTTCAGAGCCTTTTAATAAAATTAGTACGCGATTTTTGGATCTCTCAAAGGCTCTTGGTGTGTCAATAGATATGGAGAGTCTGCTCGCTGAGGTCGAGAGCGGGATAGCGAATGGTGCAGGGCGAGATTACGTGGCGTCGCGCGGCGAGTATTTGTGCGGGCGCATCTTAGCCGATGTTTTAGATGCGGTGTTTGTCGATCCAGCCGAGGCGATACTCTTTCGGGCTGATGGGCGCCTTGACAGCGATTCATATCGGCGATTGAGGGCACGTCTTTCAGATGATCGGCTGTATGTTATTCCGGGATTTTACGGTGCGGATGTAGAGGGTGAGATAGTGACATTTTCTCGTGGGGGGTCAGATATTACCGGTGCGATTGTTGCCCGCGCAGTTGGAGCAGAAATGTACGAAAACTGGACGGATGTGTCCGGATTGCTCATGGCCGATCCCCGCCTGGTGCCCAATCCATTGCCTGTAGAAGAAATTACATATCGCGAGATGCGCGAGTTGGCCTATATGGGAGCCGATGTTTTGCACGACGAAGCGATGTTTCCGGTGCGAACGGCAAAAATTCCCATTCACATACGAAATACCAATCGGCCAGAGGATGTGGGCACGTTGATTTTGCCGAGCCGAGAGCTTACAGAGCGCCTGATCGCCGGGGTTGCGGGACGTCCCAATTTTAGTATGCTATTTATTGAAAAAGATCTGATGAATCAGACAACGGGGTTTGGGCAGCGGGTCCTGGAGGTGGTTGCACGACATGGGATCAGTTATGATCACACGCCGTCGGGTATCGATACAATGTCGGTGATCATACAGGATGAGCAATTGGACGGCAAGGGCGAACTTCTCGTCGAAGATATTCAACGCATTATCGAGCCTGATCGCGCCGAACTGATCCACGGGCTTGCGCTGATTGCGACGGTTGGCGAGGGGATGTCGCACAGGGTTGGCATTGCAGCGCGTCTGTTTACTGCGCTGGCAGATGCAGGTGTGAATGTACGGGTGATTGACCAGGGGGCTTCAGAGATCAATATTATTGTGGGAGTCGAAGAAGCCGATCTCGAGACAGCACTGATCGCGATTTATCGCGCTTTTGTAAAATAAAAAAACTGGGAAGGGCTTTATGAAAATTCTCGTGACGGGGTCACACGGAAGAGTAGGGGGTAATCTGGTCAGACGTTTGCTCGACAAAGGCCACGACATACGCGGCTTTGTCTATCCCGGTGATGCCAGCCGGGCGGACAAATGGGAAGGCATTGATGAAGTCGAGGTCGTAGAAGGCGACTTGCGCGATTACGATGCCGTATCTCGCGCGGTTGAGGGTGTGGATGCCATATATCACCTGGCAGCGGCTTTTGCAAGCCCGCATAGCCATATCGAATATTTGCAGATTAATGGGCTGGGCACACTGCATTTACTCGAAGCTGTGCGAGAGAAAATCCCCAATTTGCAGCGTTTTGTCTATGCATGCACAGAAGCGATATACTGGAAGGTTGAAGAGGCTGGGCGTTTGTTTGAGAAGCCGATTTCCGAAGATATGGTCAGCGCGACTAAAGCGATGCCCTATTTTTTGACCAAGTGGATCGGCGAAGAACTGGTGATGAATTACCACGTTCAATACGGCTTTCCGAGCGTTGTGTGTCGGTTTGCGACCATTTTTGAACCGAGCGAATTTTTGACCGAAGACGGCGTTCCCAAATTTTGTACCCTCAGACCTCCGCTCGAACGGTTGCAACGCCAGAAAAACCCCACAGATGAACAGAGGGCGCAGCTCGCATCTATGGAAAAAGCATGGGCAGATGGTGCGCGGGTTCTGGTTAGCAGGTGTCCCGATGGCAGGAGTTTTAAGCAGGAATGGGCGGATGTGCGGGATATCGCCCTGGGCCTTTCTCTGAGTTTGGAGCGCGATGAAGCCGTGGGCGAGGCATTTACCCTTGGTGGAATGCTCATCGTGTGGGAAGACGATGTTCCAAAAGTTGCCGATTATCTCGGTGTAGGCTATACAGAAGCGACCATGCCTGCGCCGAATTTTTTTGAATTTGATCGATCAAAAACGCAAAATCTGCTCGGATATCATGCCGAACACGACTTGTGGAGCACGCTGAATACGGCTCTGGCGATGCAAGAGGGCAAGGAGACAGATGTTGTTCCCACAGGTGTGCGATACGGACGAAATCCCGCATAATGGGGAGGTCCTATGGCTTTCTTTTGCCGGTATATTCCGATTCTGGTATGCGCGGCATTGTTTTTGGGGGTGAGTGAGGCTCAATCTGTTGGAACTATTACCGGCACAGTGACCGATGCTGCAAGTGGAGAGAAGTTGGAAGCGGTGCAGGTCCATATCCCGGTCTTGAAACTGGGCGCAGTATCGGATGAGCAAGGCCGCTTTACTATCGACAATGTGCCAGTTGGCACGTATGAACTGAAGGCCGATTTGATCGGCTATGCGAGTGCGACAGTCGCGATTACTGTGATGGCTGGACAGACAACGACGGTTGCTTTGCTGATGGCGTTGTCCGCGCTTTATCTGGATGAAGTGGTGGTGACGGGTACGGCGTTTGAGGAATCGCCCATCAGTTTGACCTATGCGGTCGCCGTGGTCGGGCGAGAAAAGATGGCAGAGCAAGGGTCTCCACAGACCGTTGATTTTTTTAAGAATCTGGGGGCGAGTCACGGCGTGATCGGCGAGCGAAACAGTTGGTACAATGCCGGTCAAGCCGCCACGCTTCCAGAGAATATCGCCAATGTGAACCTGCGCGGCCTCGGGGCTTCGCGCACCCTGGTGTTGTTCAATGGCCGGCGTCAGGTCTATGTGCCAGCGCGCTTGATTGGGGGGCGCTTCGTAGATGTAAATGCGATGCCTTCGATAGCTATTGACCGCATTGAGGTACTCAAGGAAGGCGCGGGAGCGATCTACGGATCGGATGCTGTGGCTGGCGTTGCCAATTTTTTGACTCGCGCGGATTTTGAGGGCTTTGAGGTCTCGGCAGCCCACAATTATTTCGCAGGTGCTGGCGATACGAATGTGAGCGCGATATGGGGTAGAAAATTCGGCAACGCCCATGCCGTAATTTCGGCAGAATGGAGCGGTCAGCAGCAGTTGGCGACCGAAGAAAGAGATTATCTGCTGCTGCCATGGCACGGCGGTGGGCAACGCGGGGGATGGTCGGGCATTGGGAATCCCGGCGTCTTCACGCTTGGGGCACCCGCTATCTGGACCGCGGATATCCACGACCGCCGCTGTGAGGAATTTGGCGGGGTGGAATTGAGTTGGACGTGCCGCTTCCGCTATCAACCCTGGGACAATCTGATCGATAAAAAGCAGTATATCCGCGCTTTTGCCGAGATCAACGGTTCTCTGGACAATGGCCCGGATTACCACATTGAGGCATTGCTGTCTGAATCCGAGATTCCCGATTGGCTCACAACGCCTTCTTACCCACCCATCCCTCTGTTTCACACGACCATCATGGAAGTCGCGCCCGACCACCCGGGGCGGCGGGCATTCTGCGAGGACCAGGGAAACTACGCAGGGAGCGGTTCTTACGATGCGGACAAAGTAGCCGAAGCCTGCGCCGATGGGGAGACGAACTGGTATTTTAATGGGCGCACGTTTGGCAATTCGGGCCCTGGGCGCACACTGTCGCGCCAGTCTCGCACCTGGCGCGTAGCTGCTTCCGCAGACCGCGATTTCAAAGCATTTGGTGGGCGGGACGCCAGTTTTGACGTGGGGCTTTCCTATTCCCACACCGCGGGGAACATGAATCTGCCGGGCATCTACAACGAACGCCTGTTCCTCGCCTTTCGAGGTTACGGCGGGCCGGATTGCGGTGTGGGTGTGATCGCAGATGCTTCGAGTGACGCCAAAATGAGACTCGACCCGAGCACCCTCAGTGGCAAAATGCCGGGGCACGGCAACTGTATGTATTTCAATCCTTTTAATAATGCCATTGAGTATTCCGCCCAACCCGGTGCCTTATACCTGGATCAGCGCAATCCGGAATATCGCCCCGAACTTGCAAACAGTCCCGAACTGCGGGAATGGCTCGGCGCAGAGGAAGTCAATTTGCAGAGCACGGCGGATATGATAGTTGCCGATGCGACGCTGACTGGGACATGGACGGAAAATGTCTGGCTCAACGCGAGTTATGCCGCCGGATATCAGTTTCGCCGGATCAGCGCGGTTGGCGATCCCAATGACGCGGGCGATGTCACCATCAATCCCTGTCCGGTTGCAGGCGATAAGGGATGTACTGAGCGCGATAAGTTCGGTCCCTATGTTTTCACGAATGTGCATCGGCCTTATGAGGCAGATCAGACGGTACATCGCTTTTTTGGCGAAATTCCTCTGAGCCTGGGCGAGCGTTTTGACGTGCAATTGGCTGCGAATTACGAATTCCACGATGTGGCGAGCAGTTTTGATCCCAAATTTGGGTGGCGCTATCAACTCTCGGAATCTCCGACCCATTCCGCGTT
The sequence above is a segment of the Gemmatimonadota bacterium genome. Coding sequences within it:
- a CDS encoding TonB-dependent receptor is translated as MAFFCRYIPILVCAALFLGVSEAQSVGTITGTVTDAASGEKLEAVQVHIPVLKLGAVSDEQGRFTIDNVPVGTYELKADLIGYASATVAITVMAGQTTTVALLMALSALYLDEVVVTGTAFEESPISLTYAVAVVGREKMAEQGSPQTVDFFKNLGASHGVIGERNSWYNAGQAATLPENIANVNLRGLGASRTLVLFNGRRQVYVPARLIGGRFVDVNAMPSIAIDRIEVLKEGAGAIYGSDAVAGVANFLTRADFEGFEVSAAHNYFAGAGDTNVSAIWGRKFGNAHAVISAEWSGQQQLATEERDYLLLPWHGGGQRGGWSGIGNPGVFTLGAPAIWTADIHDRRCEEFGGVELSWTCRFRYQPWDNLIDKKQYIRAFAEINGSLDNGPDYHIEALLSESEIPDWLTTPSYPPIPLFHTTIMEVAPDHPGRRAFCEDQGNYAGSGSYDADKVAEACADGETNWYFNGRTFGNSGPGRTLSRQSRTWRVAASADRDFKAFGGRDASFDVGLSYSHTAGNMNLPGIYNERLFLAFRGYGGPDCGVGVIADASSDAKMRLDPSTLSGKMPGHGNCMYFNPFNNAIEYSAQPGALYLDQRNPEYRPELANSPELREWLGAEEVNLQSTADMIVADATLTGTWTENVWLNASYAAGYQFRRISAVGDPNDAGDVTINPCPVAGDKGCTERDKFGPYVFTNVHRPYEADQTVHRFFGEIPLSLGERFDVQLAANYEFHDVASSFDPKFGWRYQLSESPTHSAFLRGSVQTSFRTPSLDDVNESPLTTLEWVPQTSTYRAVDRIGSPDLKPEQAFTYNAGLALNTEAGFEATLDYWHYDFSDVIGAMPHSAIVNLYDESATRDLVKQYIVCPDGIGTGACTAAELDRVRIDLVNWPGVKTSGFDVYLSARMQAGSGQFTASLDGTYTLDYQTKALMLDDLEIQSELDAVGYLNFDNPLVTSLPKLKSRISAAYHYKHYSLVSYLNYISSYEDRASEDLFPIIDAFVTWDASFLWNLSRGINIAISGRNLIDTRPPLVNVEQAYDGFTHDPKGRQLKLAVTYQLGR